A genomic segment from Capra hircus breed San Clemente chromosome 7, ASM170441v1, whole genome shotgun sequence encodes:
- the HNRNPAB gene encoding heterogeneous nuclear ribonucleoprotein A/B isoform X1 encodes MSEAGEEQPMETTGATENGHEAAPEGESPAGTGTGVAAGAGGGSAAPQAGNQNGAEGDQINASKNEEDAGKMFVGGLSWDTSKKDLKDYFTKFGEVVDCTIKMDPNTGRSRGFGFILFKDAASVEKVLDQKEHRLDGRVIDPKKAMAMKKDPVKKIFVGGLNPEATEEKIREYFGEFGEIEAIELPMDPKSNKRRGFVFITFKEEEPVKKVLEKKFHTISGSKCEIKVAQPKEVYQQQQYGSGGRGNRNRGNRGSGGGGGSGGQSQSWNQGYGSYWNQGYGYQQGYGPGYGGYDYSPYGYYSYGPGYDYSQGSTNYGKSQRRGGHQNNYKPY; translated from the exons ATGTCGGAAGCGGGTGAAGAGCAGCCCATGGAGACGACGGGAGCCACCGAGAACGGACATGAGGCTGCCCCCGAAGGCGAGTCGCCGGCCGGCACTGGTACCGGCGTTGCGGCGGGCGCTGGAGGCGGGAGCGCGGCGCCCCAGGCCGGCAACCAGAACGGCGCCGAGGGTGACCAGATCAACGCCAGCAAGAATGAGGAGGACGCGGG AAAAATGTTCGTTGGTGGCCTGAGCTGGGATACCAGCAAAAAGGATCTAAAAGATTATTTTACCAAATTTGGAGAGGTCGTTGACTGTACAATAAAAATGGATCCCAACACTGGCCGGTCAAGAGGGTTTGGATTTATCCTCTTCAAAGATGCAGCCAGTGTGGAGAAG GTTCTAGACCAGAAGGAGCACAGGCTGGATGGTCGCGTCATTGACCCCAAAAAAGCCATGGCCATGAAGAAAGACCCAGTAAAGAAAATTTTTGTAGGGGGTCTGAATCCTGAAGCCACTGAGGAGAAGATAAGGGAGTACTTCGGCGAGTTTGGGGAG ATTGAAGCCATTGAGCTTCCAATGGATCCAAAGTCAAACAAAAGACGAGGCTTTGTTTTCATTACCTTTAAAGAAGAAGAACCTGTGAAGAAAGTGCTGGAGAAAAAGTTCCACACCATCAGTGGAAGTAAG TGTGAAATCAAGGTGGCTCAGCCCAAAGAGGTTTATCAACAGCAGCAGTATGGCTCTGGGGGCCGTGGGAATCGCAATCGAGGGAACCGAGGCAGTGGGGGCGGCGGTGGAAGTGGAG GTCAGAGTCAGAGTTGGAATCAGGGCTACGGCAGCTACTGGAACCAGGGCTACGGCTACCAGCAGGGCTACGGGCCCGGCTATGGCGGCTACGACTACTCGCCCTATGGCTATTACAGCTACGGCCCCGGCTACGACTACA GTCAGGGTAGTACAAATTACGGGAAGAGCCAGCGACGCGGTGGCCATCAGAATAACTACAAGCCATACTGA
- the HNRNPAB gene encoding heterogeneous nuclear ribonucleoprotein A/B isoform X2, which yields MSEAGEEQPMETTGATENGHEAAPEGESPAGTGTGVAAGAGGGSAAPQAGNQNGAEGDQINASKNEEDAGKMFVGGLSWDTSKKDLKDYFTKFGEVVDCTIKMDPNTGRSRGFGFILFKDAASVEKVLDQKEHRLDGRVIDPKKAMAMKKDPVKKIFVGGLNPEATEEKIREYFGEFGEIEAIELPMDPKSNKRRGFVFITFKEEEPVKKVLEKKFHTISGSKCEIKVAQPKEVYQQQQYGSGGRGNRNRGNRGSGGGGGSGGQGSTNYGKSQRRGGHQNNYKPY from the exons ATGTCGGAAGCGGGTGAAGAGCAGCCCATGGAGACGACGGGAGCCACCGAGAACGGACATGAGGCTGCCCCCGAAGGCGAGTCGCCGGCCGGCACTGGTACCGGCGTTGCGGCGGGCGCTGGAGGCGGGAGCGCGGCGCCCCAGGCCGGCAACCAGAACGGCGCCGAGGGTGACCAGATCAACGCCAGCAAGAATGAGGAGGACGCGGG AAAAATGTTCGTTGGTGGCCTGAGCTGGGATACCAGCAAAAAGGATCTAAAAGATTATTTTACCAAATTTGGAGAGGTCGTTGACTGTACAATAAAAATGGATCCCAACACTGGCCGGTCAAGAGGGTTTGGATTTATCCTCTTCAAAGATGCAGCCAGTGTGGAGAAG GTTCTAGACCAGAAGGAGCACAGGCTGGATGGTCGCGTCATTGACCCCAAAAAAGCCATGGCCATGAAGAAAGACCCAGTAAAGAAAATTTTTGTAGGGGGTCTGAATCCTGAAGCCACTGAGGAGAAGATAAGGGAGTACTTCGGCGAGTTTGGGGAG ATTGAAGCCATTGAGCTTCCAATGGATCCAAAGTCAAACAAAAGACGAGGCTTTGTTTTCATTACCTTTAAAGAAGAAGAACCTGTGAAGAAAGTGCTGGAGAAAAAGTTCCACACCATCAGTGGAAGTAAG TGTGAAATCAAGGTGGCTCAGCCCAAAGAGGTTTATCAACAGCAGCAGTATGGCTCTGGGGGCCGTGGGAATCGCAATCGAGGGAACCGAGGCAGTGGGGGCGGCGGTGGAAGTGGAG GTCAGGGTAGTACAAATTACGGGAAGAGCCAGCGACGCGGTGGCCATCAGAATAACTACAAGCCATACTGA